A window from Halomicrobium urmianum encodes these proteins:
- a CDS encoding universal stress protein — MALDTVLLALGPGDRDRIDAMTEAAVDIAGPAGATIVLVHVFTDEEFDSAVGRLDFANSSEATPDEVARRHSTVRDIAASLDEAAIDYRITGRVGNHGEQIVSMAEDESADLVIVGGRKRSPTGKAVFGSTAQEVMLESPAPVTFVRGD; from the coding sequence ATGGCACTAGACACCGTCTTGCTGGCCCTCGGGCCGGGAGACAGAGACAGGATCGACGCGATGACCGAGGCGGCCGTCGACATCGCCGGGCCGGCCGGGGCCACGATCGTCCTCGTCCACGTGTTCACCGACGAGGAGTTCGACAGCGCGGTCGGACGGCTGGACTTCGCTAATTCGTCGGAGGCCACGCCCGACGAGGTCGCGCGGCGGCACTCGACGGTCCGCGACATCGCCGCCAGCCTCGACGAGGCGGCCATCGACTACCGGATCACCGGACGGGTCGGGAACCATGGCGAGCAGATCGTCTCCATGGCGGAGGATGAGTCCGCCGACCTGGTGATCGTCGGCGGCCGCAAGCGCTCGCCGACCGGGAAGGCCGTCTTCGGCTCGACGGCCCAGGAGGTCATGCTGGAGTCGCCCGCGCCTGTCACGTTCGTCCGCGGCGACTGA
- the ppc gene encoding phosphoenolpyruvate carboxylase, whose protein sequence is MTLHAREINQDVRELGELVGDIVEAQCSTEAFDIVEQIRTSSVEYRRGDADSREDVEQTIARLDPEMQDIVARAFTTYFELINLAEERERVREIREGTQEGTLEDSVADAVRKLSEAGADARTIQAVLEDVLIQPTFTAHPTEARRKTVKAKLRNVAHDLETLDEVRLTDREEEHVERDLEAEVTSLWQTPQVRDRRPEVTDEALNVQWYLENVLFDVIDDVYDELERAVEAEFDEDVEVPKLYEFRSWAGSDRDGNPFVTPEVTEETLERQREVVLPMYRDRLKEMSGILSQDASNIETGEAFDERLAEHKDDLPGVADEAEERYPDEPYRQKLKLMRESVLRVGDVRSGGYDDEDEFLADLRILADDLRANGAGVIAEAHVDPLVRKVDTFGFNLASLDLRDHRAMHTDAIDEALEREGIDYKDRDEDGRVELLTDAILQDDQVIDMEATEELSDDAERVIRRFRRAAEWQKEFGVNAIDTYAISWCEEPSHALEVLFLGDQAGIVDLPGYCGFDIVPLLESKYALDGARRIMGTLFENEAYSQALEARDGVQEIMLGYSDSNKENGFLAANWSLYRNQKRLASITDDFDVEMRLFHGRGGSISRGGGPMNDAMLALPNETVSGQIKFTEQGETIAEKYANPSIAERNLEQMLDAQMRARYEAMQEPVEEIPEEWEAAMETASEAAREEYVDLLETDGFVEYFEQATPITVIENLNMGSRPASRSEDRSVDDLRAIPWVFSWTQARCIVPGWYSIATGIQAYLDDGGDVETLQEMYEEWPFFRTKLDNASLALARTDMEIAEKYADLADEDLRERIFPRVREEYEETVDLVKEITGRDSLLRRDWLEENLERRNPYVDPLNLLQVSLLDQSHLTETERRTLRLTVQGVAAGMKNTG, encoded by the coding sequence ATGACTTTGCACGCCAGGGAGATCAATCAAGACGTACGAGAGCTCGGAGAACTGGTCGGCGACATCGTCGAGGCGCAGTGCTCGACCGAAGCGTTCGACATAGTTGAACAGATCCGGACGTCGTCGGTCGAGTATCGCCGCGGGGACGCCGACTCCCGGGAGGACGTCGAGCAGACGATAGCGCGTCTGGACCCCGAGATGCAGGACATCGTGGCCCGGGCGTTCACGACGTACTTCGAGCTGATCAACCTCGCCGAGGAGCGCGAGCGGGTCCGCGAGATCCGGGAGGGGACCCAGGAGGGCACGCTGGAGGACAGCGTCGCGGACGCCGTCCGGAAGCTCTCCGAGGCGGGCGCCGACGCCCGGACGATCCAGGCGGTGCTTGAGGACGTCCTCATCCAGCCGACGTTCACGGCGCACCCGACCGAGGCCCGCCGGAAGACGGTGAAGGCCAAGCTCCGGAACGTCGCCCACGACCTCGAGACGCTGGACGAGGTCCGCCTCACCGACCGCGAAGAGGAGCACGTCGAGCGGGACCTCGAGGCGGAGGTCACTAGCCTCTGGCAGACCCCGCAGGTCCGGGACCGCCGGCCCGAGGTGACCGACGAGGCGCTGAACGTCCAGTGGTACCTCGAGAACGTCCTCTTCGACGTCATCGACGACGTGTACGACGAGCTGGAGCGGGCCGTCGAGGCGGAGTTCGACGAGGACGTCGAGGTCCCGAAGCTCTACGAGTTCCGTTCGTGGGCCGGCTCCGACCGCGACGGCAACCCCTTCGTCACGCCCGAAGTGACCGAGGAGACGCTGGAGCGCCAGCGCGAGGTCGTCCTGCCGATGTACCGCGACCGGCTCAAGGAGATGTCCGGCATCCTGAGCCAGGACGCCAGCAACATCGAGACGGGCGAGGCCTTCGACGAACGGCTCGCGGAGCACAAGGACGACCTCCCCGGCGTGGCCGACGAGGCCGAGGAGCGCTACCCCGACGAGCCCTACCGCCAGAAGCTCAAGCTCATGCGCGAGTCGGTGCTGCGCGTCGGTGACGTCCGCTCCGGCGGCTACGACGACGAGGACGAGTTCCTCGCGGACCTCCGCATCCTGGCCGACGACCTCCGGGCGAACGGCGCCGGGGTCATCGCCGAGGCACACGTCGACCCGCTGGTGCGCAAGGTCGACACGTTCGGCTTCAACCTCGCCAGCCTCGACCTGCGCGACCACCGCGCGATGCACACCGACGCCATCGACGAGGCGCTCGAACGCGAGGGCATCGACTACAAGGACCGCGACGAGGACGGCCGCGTCGAACTGCTGACCGACGCCATCCTCCAGGACGATCAGGTCATCGACATGGAGGCCACCGAAGAGCTCTCCGACGACGCCGAGCGGGTCATCCGCCGGTTCCGCAGGGCCGCCGAGTGGCAGAAGGAGTTCGGCGTCAACGCCATCGACACGTACGCCATCTCCTGGTGTGAGGAGCCGTCGCACGCGCTGGAAGTGCTCTTCCTCGGCGACCAGGCCGGAATCGTCGACCTGCCGGGCTACTGCGGGTTCGACATCGTCCCGCTGCTGGAGTCGAAGTACGCGCTCGACGGCGCCCGCCGCATCATGGGCACCCTCTTCGAGAACGAGGCCTACTCGCAGGCGCTCGAGGCCCGCGACGGCGTCCAGGAGATCATGCTGGGCTACTCCGACTCCAACAAGGAGAACGGCTTCCTGGCGGCGAACTGGAGCCTCTACCGCAACCAGAAGCGCCTCGCCAGCATCACCGACGACTTCGACGTGGAGATGCGCCTGTTCCACGGCCGCGGCGGCTCCATCTCCCGGGGCGGCGGCCCGATGAACGACGCCATGCTGGCGCTGCCCAACGAGACCGTCTCCGGGCAGATCAAGTTCACCGAGCAGGGCGAGACCATCGCCGAGAAGTACGCCAACCCGTCGATTGCCGAGCGGAACTTAGAGCAGATGCTCGACGCCCAGATGCGGGCCCGCTACGAGGCGATGCAGGAGCCTGTCGAGGAGATTCCCGAGGAGTGGGAGGCGGCCATGGAGACGGCCTCCGAGGCCGCCCGCGAGGAGTACGTGGACCTGCTGGAGACCGACGGCTTCGTGGAGTACTTCGAGCAGGCGACGCCGATCACGGTCATCGAGAACCTCAACATGGGCTCGCGGCCGGCCTCGCGCAGCGAGGATCGCTCCGTCGACGATCTGCGGGCCATCCCGTGGGTGTTCTCGTGGACGCAGGCCCGCTGTATCGTCCCCGGCTGGTACTCCATCGCCACGGGCATCCAGGCGTACCTCGACGACGGCGGCGACGTCGAGACGCTACAGGAGATGTACGAGGAGTGGCCGTTCTTCCGGACCAAGCTGGACAACGCGTCGCTCGCGCTGGCCCGGACCGACATGGAGATCGCCGAGAAGTACGCCGACCTCGCCGACGAGGACCTGCGCGAGCGCATCTTCCCGCGCGTCCGCGAGGAGTACGAGGAGACGGTCGACCTCGTCAAGGAGATCACGGGCCGGGACAGCCTGCTGCGCCGCGACTGGCTCGAGGAGAACCTCGAGCGCCGCAACCCCTACGTCGACCCGCTGAACCTCCTGCAGGTCAGCCTGCTCGACCAGTCCCACCTCACCGAGACCGAGCGGCGCACCCTCCGGCTGACGGTGCAGGGCGTCGCCGCCGGGATGAAGAACACCGGGTGA